From Polynucleobacter sp. MWH-Braz-FAM2G, a single genomic window includes:
- a CDS encoding DUF6150 family protein codes for MSLRSIFLVSMMLNACMHTYASAAQIFITNYPSEATAKVFITKYPSEANCIVYDTQYSSDNEPGVWFYTKYKSDARAVIYYTQYKSEADLIVYFTKYKSDARCRF; via the coding sequence ATGAGCTTACGATCAATTTTTCTTGTTTCAATGATGTTAAATGCCTGCATGCACACTTACGCATCTGCAGCTCAAATCTTCATCACCAATTACCCATCGGAAGCGACCGCAAAAGTCTTCATCACCAAATATCCATCGGAAGCAAATTGCATCGTATATGACACTCAATATTCCAGCGATAACGAACCTGGTGTCTGGTTTTATACCAAGTATAAAAGTGATGCTCGTGCGGTGATTTATTACACTCAATACAAGTCTGAGGCTGATCTTATTGTTTATTTCACCAAATACAAAAGTGATGCTCGCTGTCGCTTTTAA
- a CDS encoding MOSC domain-containing protein encodes MKILSISAGKVAPLFGNHHPNYKLVASAIHKKAISTLEKPSPIEITTLGIKGDEQADLSVHGGLEKAIYVYPAEHYAFWNELLTRETNKSVDLQYGAIGENFTIEGLLESEVYVGDRLQIEDLEFVVTKLREPCFKFNAAVAYKGASKAMLQSGFSGWYLRVLKTGTLSAGAEITLIPGLRETSIAQQNKKLLNNRNQKDLWE; translated from the coding sequence ATGAAAATTCTTTCTATCTCTGCTGGCAAGGTGGCACCCTTATTTGGCAATCACCACCCAAATTACAAGCTAGTTGCCTCAGCGATTCATAAAAAAGCAATCAGTACTTTAGAGAAACCGAGCCCCATAGAAATTACTACGCTTGGCATAAAAGGCGATGAGCAGGCCGATCTATCGGTACATGGCGGTTTGGAAAAAGCTATCTATGTTTACCCCGCGGAGCACTATGCTTTTTGGAATGAATTACTTACACGTGAAACGAATAAGTCAGTTGATTTGCAATATGGCGCCATTGGTGAGAACTTCACTATCGAGGGCCTTTTAGAATCAGAAGTTTATGTCGGTGATCGATTGCAAATTGAAGATCTAGAATTTGTAGTAACAAAACTCCGTGAGCCTTGCTTCAAATTCAATGCTGCCGTAGCTTATAAGGGCGCATCTAAAGCGATGCTCCAATCGGGCTTTAGCGGCTGGTATCTCAGAGTATTAAAAACCGGAACTCTATCTGCTGGCGCTGAAATTACGCTCATCCCAGGTTTAAGAGAAACATCCATTGCCCAGCAAAATAAAAAACTCCTGAATAACCGCAACCAAAAAGATTTATGGGAATAA
- a CDS encoding MFS transporter encodes MSTAHKAAPMTAEERKVIFASSLGTVFEWYDFYLYGSLAAIIAKQFFSGLDAGSAFIFALLAFAAGFIVRPFGALVFGRLGDLIGRKYTFLVTILLMGGATFIVGILPNYATIGVAAPVILIALRMLQGLALGGEYGGAATYVAEHAPHGRRGAYTAWIQTTATLGLFLSLLVILFTREFTGPDFDVWGWRVPFIVSIALLAISVWIRLSMNESPAFKKMKEEGKLSKAPLSESFGQWKNLKIVILALFGLVAGQAVVWYTGQFYALFYLTQVLKVDPKTANLLIAASLVIGTPFFVVFGSLSDKIGRKVIIMGGLLLAVITYIPNTPVSVFNALTHYANPALEKAMATAPATITVDPAQCTFQFNPTGTAKFTSSCDIAKQVMASNSASYSTIPAPAGTNAVVKIGDIEIPGYSPVGMDPAEAKAKDAEFKKAIREALTKEGYPTKADPAGVNYVAVLLLLVYLVILVTMVYGPIAAMLVEMFPTRIRYTSMSLPYHIGNGWFGGLLPTISFALVAQNGNIYYGLWYPIIIAAMTLVIGTLFVRETKDVDIYARD; translated from the coding sequence ATGTCAACAGCACACAAAGCAGCCCCAATGACCGCTGAAGAACGCAAAGTTATTTTTGCATCCTCTTTGGGTACGGTTTTTGAGTGGTATGACTTTTACTTGTACGGTTCACTTGCGGCAATTATTGCTAAGCAATTCTTCTCAGGCCTAGATGCAGGTTCTGCCTTCATTTTCGCTTTGTTAGCGTTTGCTGCCGGCTTCATCGTGCGCCCATTTGGCGCGTTGGTGTTCGGTCGCTTAGGCGATTTGATTGGTCGTAAATATACCTTCTTGGTAACCATCTTATTGATGGGTGGCGCAACTTTCATCGTGGGTATTCTGCCTAACTATGCAACTATCGGAGTTGCCGCTCCAGTGATCTTGATCGCATTGCGTATGCTTCAAGGTTTGGCTTTGGGCGGTGAGTACGGTGGTGCTGCTACTTATGTAGCAGAACATGCCCCTCATGGTCGTCGTGGTGCATACACGGCTTGGATTCAAACAACCGCTACTTTAGGTTTGTTCCTCTCCTTGCTCGTGATTTTGTTCACTCGTGAATTCACTGGTCCAGACTTTGACGTTTGGGGCTGGCGTGTTCCTTTCATCGTTTCTATCGCATTGTTGGCGATTTCTGTATGGATTCGTTTGTCCATGAATGAATCACCAGCATTTAAGAAGATGAAAGAAGAAGGCAAATTGTCAAAAGCTCCTTTGTCTGAGTCATTCGGTCAATGGAAGAACTTGAAGATTGTTATCTTGGCATTGTTTGGTCTGGTTGCAGGTCAAGCAGTGGTTTGGTACACAGGTCAGTTCTATGCTCTTTTCTACCTCACACAGGTATTAAAAGTAGATCCTAAGACTGCAAACTTGTTGATTGCTGCTTCGTTAGTAATCGGCACACCATTCTTCGTAGTCTTTGGTAGCTTGTCTGACAAGATTGGTCGTAAAGTGATCATCATGGGCGGTTTGTTATTGGCTGTAATTACTTACATCCCTAACACTCCAGTTTCCGTGTTTAACGCTTTGACACACTACGCTAATCCAGCGTTGGAAAAGGCAATGGCTACTGCGCCTGCAACGATTACTGTTGATCCAGCTCAGTGTACTTTCCAATTCAACCCAACCGGTACAGCTAAGTTCACCAGCTCTTGCGATATCGCAAAACAAGTGATGGCATCAAACTCTGCTAGCTATTCAACGATTCCAGCGCCAGCAGGTACAAATGCTGTTGTGAAGATTGGTGATATTGAGATTCCTGGTTACTCACCAGTCGGAATGGACCCAGCTGAAGCCAAAGCGAAAGATGCTGAATTCAAGAAGGCAATTCGTGAAGCTTTGACAAAAGAGGGTTACCCAACCAAAGCTGATCCAGCTGGCGTTAACTACGTTGCTGTATTGCTCTTGTTGGTGTACTTAGTGATCTTGGTAACCATGGTTTATGGCCCAATCGCTGCGATGTTGGTTGAGATGTTCCCAACCCGTATTCGTTACACCTCTATGTCCTTGCCATACCACATTGGTAACGGTTGGTTCGGTGGCTTGTTGCCAACGATCTCCTTCGCTTTGGTGGCGCAAAACGGTAACATTTACTATGGTCTCTGGTACCCAATCATCATCGCTGCGATGACATTGGTAATCGGTACACTGTTTGTACGTGAAACTAAAGACGTAGACATCTATGCACGTGACTAA
- a CDS encoding TRAP transporter substrate-binding protein encodes MKRRDFLGKTALGAAAGVLAAPAIAQSMPEVKWRCASSFPKSLDTIYGGGEFISKRVAALTDGKFQIRIFGAGEIVPAFGTVDAVQQGTVECTHTAGYYFVGKNKTFAFDTTVPFGMNQRQQNAWMYWGGGLKLQREFLRDYNIISFPAGNTGTQMGGWFKKPVKTVADLKGLKMRIAGLGGEVMARLGAIPQQIAGGDIYPALEKGVIDAAEWVGPYDDEKLGFYKIAPYYYYPGWWEACSMYSMYVNIKEWEKLPKQYQEALASACAECNIDMMAEYDYKNPIALQSLIKNGVKLQSYSTDIMKAASTAAFEMYEEEAAKNPSFKKIYEPWKKFRNDQMLWNKVAEQTLMSFMLTNPVK; translated from the coding sequence ATGAAAAGACGTGACTTTTTAGGTAAGACCGCACTTGGCGCTGCTGCAGGAGTTTTAGCTGCACCAGCAATTGCACAATCTATGCCAGAAGTGAAATGGCGCTGTGCCTCTAGTTTTCCCAAAAGCTTAGATACGATTTATGGTGGCGGGGAATTTATTTCTAAACGAGTAGCCGCTCTAACCGATGGCAAATTTCAGATTCGCATCTTCGGTGCCGGTGAAATCGTTCCCGCATTCGGAACTGTGGATGCAGTTCAGCAAGGTACTGTGGAATGCACACATACAGCTGGCTATTACTTTGTTGGCAAAAACAAGACTTTTGCTTTTGATACTACCGTCCCTTTTGGCATGAATCAGCGTCAGCAAAATGCATGGATGTATTGGGGAGGTGGCCTTAAGCTCCAGCGCGAATTCTTACGCGACTACAACATCATTTCTTTTCCAGCAGGTAATACTGGTACTCAAATGGGCGGTTGGTTTAAAAAGCCTGTCAAAACGGTTGCGGATCTCAAAGGCCTCAAAATGCGGATCGCTGGCCTTGGTGGTGAAGTGATGGCTCGCCTCGGTGCCATCCCACAACAAATTGCAGGTGGCGATATTTACCCAGCACTCGAAAAGGGAGTAATTGATGCAGCCGAATGGGTTGGTCCATATGATGATGAAAAGTTAGGTTTTTACAAGATCGCACCTTACTACTACTACCCAGGTTGGTGGGAGGCTTGCTCGATGTACTCCATGTATGTCAACATCAAGGAATGGGAAAAGTTACCTAAGCAATATCAAGAAGCTCTAGCTTCAGCCTGCGCCGAATGCAATATCGACATGATGGCTGAGTACGACTACAAAAACCCAATCGCCCTACAAAGCTTAATTAAGAATGGCGTGAAGTTGCAATCCTATTCAACAGATATTATGAAAGCAGCCTCTACAGCTGCTTTCGAAATGTATGAAGAAGAAGCGGCCAAAAATCCATCATTCAAGAAAATTTACGAGCCTTGGAAAAAATTCCGCAACGATCAAATGTTGTGGAACAAAGTGGCTGAGCAAACCCTCATGAGCTTCATGCTAACCAATCCCGTCAAATAA
- a CDS encoding TRAP transporter small permease subunit, which translates to MPKQFLVFANFIDRLNDRFGVLASWMVLIAVLVSTANALIRYGFNISSNGWLEAQWYLFAGMVMFGAATTFRLNEHVRVDVLYALYPNKARLWLDFWGGIVFFLPMTVIIGYYSWEFFITSIVQAETSSNPGGLIRWPVRGVITLGFFLLTLQGISEIIKRYAAIIGMIEIDPKYERPLQ; encoded by the coding sequence ATGCCAAAACAATTTTTAGTTTTTGCAAATTTCATTGATCGCCTAAATGACCGTTTTGGAGTCTTAGCAAGTTGGATGGTTCTTATTGCCGTACTGGTTAGCACTGCAAATGCGCTAATTCGGTACGGCTTCAACATAAGCTCAAACGGTTGGTTAGAAGCGCAATGGTATTTGTTTGCGGGCATGGTGATGTTTGGTGCAGCCACTACATTTCGCCTAAATGAGCACGTTCGAGTCGATGTGCTTTATGCCTTATATCCCAACAAAGCCCGCCTCTGGCTAGATTTCTGGGGAGGAATTGTTTTTTTTCTACCCATGACCGTCATCATTGGCTACTACTCTTGGGAATTTTTTATTACCTCAATCGTTCAAGCTGAAACCTCCAGCAATCCAGGTGGCCTCATTCGTTGGCCGGTGCGCGGTGTGATTACTTTGGGCTTTTTCTTATTAACGCTTCAAGGCATCTCAGAAATCATCAAACGCTACGCCGCCATTATCGGCATGATAGAGATCGATCCTAAATACGAAAGACCCCTCCAATGA
- a CDS encoding TRAP transporter large permease subunit, whose translation MSQDLMAPIMFGGLIVFLLLGYPAAFSLGAVGLFFSLIGIEMGMFQPTFLQALPDRVFGILSNDLLLSIPFFTFMGAILEKCGLAEDMLEGLGQLFGPIRGGLAYAVIIVGAILGAITGTVAASVIAMGLISLPIMLRYGYNPRVATGVIAASGTITQLIPPSLVLIVLADQLGKSVGDMYAGAIGPSIIQVVLFCLFIFFLSIFRPQDVPALPPEARPKIDWKLFKRILWGIVPSIALIFLVLGTILMGLATPTEGGAMGSVGALVLAAMNKRLEKPLVWEAMTSTMRINAMVIFILIGSTVFGLAFRGVDGDLWIEHLLSGLPGGQVGFLIVVNLFVFFLAFFLDYFEIAFIIIPLLAPVADKLGIDLIWFGVLLGANMQTSFMHPPFGFALFYLRGVAPKSLKSSDIYYGALPWVGLQLILVAIIIFVPETVTYFVDKPTAVIDANSPSIDPLAGVEQNEVTVDSSSEIERQLRENK comes from the coding sequence ATTAGCCAAGATTTAATGGCCCCCATCATGTTTGGGGGATTGATTGTATTTTTATTACTCGGATATCCAGCCGCATTCTCACTGGGTGCTGTTGGTTTATTTTTCTCCTTAATCGGCATTGAAATGGGCATGTTTCAGCCCACCTTCTTGCAAGCATTACCAGATCGAGTGTTCGGCATTCTTTCGAATGACCTGTTGTTGTCAATCCCCTTCTTTACGTTTATGGGTGCGATTCTCGAGAAGTGCGGACTAGCAGAAGATATGCTTGAAGGTTTGGGTCAATTATTTGGCCCCATTCGAGGCGGTTTAGCCTATGCGGTAATTATTGTTGGCGCAATCCTTGGTGCGATTACTGGAACAGTAGCTGCCTCTGTAATTGCAATGGGCTTAATCTCTTTGCCGATCATGTTGCGCTATGGCTACAACCCACGCGTTGCAACGGGTGTGATTGCGGCTTCTGGCACGATTACGCAATTGATTCCACCTTCACTTGTTTTAATTGTGTTGGCTGACCAGTTAGGCAAATCTGTTGGCGACATGTATGCCGGCGCAATTGGCCCATCGATTATTCAAGTAGTGTTGTTCTGCTTATTTATCTTTTTCTTATCTATTTTTAGACCACAAGATGTACCGGCTTTACCGCCCGAAGCACGCCCAAAAATTGATTGGAAATTATTTAAGCGAATCTTATGGGGGATTGTTCCTTCCATTGCTCTCATCTTCTTAGTGCTGGGAACCATCTTGATGGGTCTAGCCACTCCAACCGAAGGCGGTGCTATGGGATCTGTCGGCGCATTAGTGCTCGCTGCCATGAATAAGCGCCTAGAAAAGCCTTTAGTTTGGGAGGCAATGACTTCTACCATGCGCATCAACGCTATGGTGATTTTCATTCTGATCGGCTCAACAGTGTTTGGATTGGCGTTCCGCGGGGTCGATGGTGATCTTTGGATTGAGCATCTTCTATCAGGTCTGCCAGGCGGTCAGGTTGGCTTCCTTATTGTGGTGAACTTGTTTGTTTTCTTCTTAGCCTTTTTCTTGGATTATTTTGAAATTGCATTCATTATCATCCCGCTATTGGCCCCAGTCGCAGACAAGCTCGGCATAGACTTGATTTGGTTTGGCGTGTTATTGGGTGCAAATATGCAGACCTCCTTTATGCATCCGCCGTTCGGATTCGCATTGTTTTATTTGCGAGGAGTAGCCCCCAAATCACTAAAGAGCTCTGATATTTACTATGGAGCACTTCCATGGGTTGGACTACAGCTCATTTTGGTTGCCATCATCATTTTCGTTCCTGAAACAGTCACTTACTTTGTAGATAAACCAACCGCTGTTATCGATGCAAACAGCCCATCAATCGATCCATTGGCTGGGGTTGAACAAAATGAAGTCACTGTAGACTCAAGCTCAGAGATAGAACGTCAATTGCGAGAAAATAAATAG
- a CDS encoding gamma-glutamyltransferase family protein, with product MQAKWGIRGMAVAPHSLASESALAVLREGGNALEAMVAAAATIAVVYPHMNSIGGDSFWVIHSPGKAMGGIDACGAAAGLATKQWYAERGITKAIPFRGAVAANTVAGTISGWGAAHQLSKQGLGGKIPLARLLADAIHYAEAGVPVTFSQSSLTAKKREELNPIPGFAKTFLVNGKAPEVGSIFKQERLAKTLRQVARKGTDDYYRGELAELLAKELTEIGSPLRLDDLRRHHAKLIDPLELKHSLGNVYNMIPPTQGVVSLMIIGILDQLNLKRFKVDSAEYVHHCVEATKQAFKIRDQFVTDPAYMTKNAQSFLSPAFLKKLAKNIDPNKALPWGQGKGPADTIWMGVIDGNGNCVSFIQSIYHEFGAGIVLPKSGVNWQNRGCSFSLDPKTLNHLEPYRKPFHTLNPAMALFKDGRSMVYGTMGGDGQPQTQCAVFTRTATYGLDPQDAISRPRWLLGRTWGQTSDSLKLESRFSPWVAKELHALGHEIEMLDAFDETVGHAGCIIRDPSGTLRGGWDPRSDGAVSAF from the coding sequence ATGCAAGCAAAGTGGGGTATCAGAGGGATGGCGGTAGCGCCGCACTCCCTCGCATCCGAATCAGCATTAGCGGTTCTTAGGGAAGGTGGCAATGCATTGGAGGCAATGGTGGCTGCTGCCGCAACCATTGCAGTTGTCTACCCTCATATGAACTCTATTGGAGGAGACTCATTTTGGGTGATTCATTCTCCAGGCAAAGCAATGGGGGGTATAGATGCCTGTGGAGCTGCTGCTGGATTAGCGACTAAACAGTGGTATGCAGAGCGAGGTATCACTAAAGCAATTCCCTTTCGAGGGGCTGTTGCAGCAAATACTGTGGCGGGCACCATCTCAGGCTGGGGCGCTGCTCATCAGCTTTCTAAACAAGGCTTAGGTGGAAAGATTCCGTTGGCACGTTTATTAGCTGATGCAATTCATTACGCAGAAGCTGGCGTTCCAGTCACCTTCAGCCAATCCAGTCTGACGGCAAAAAAGCGTGAGGAACTAAATCCTATTCCTGGCTTTGCAAAAACTTTCTTGGTTAACGGCAAAGCACCTGAGGTAGGTAGCATTTTTAAGCAAGAGCGACTTGCGAAAACCTTACGTCAAGTTGCACGTAAAGGTACCGATGATTATTACCGTGGTGAGCTTGCAGAATTATTGGCTAAAGAATTGACCGAAATTGGTAGCCCCCTTCGCCTTGACGACTTGCGACGTCATCATGCCAAACTCATAGACCCTTTGGAACTTAAACATAGCTTAGGCAATGTTTACAACATGATTCCACCAACACAGGGTGTTGTGTCTCTCATGATCATTGGCATCTTGGATCAATTGAACTTAAAACGCTTCAAAGTCGACAGCGCTGAATATGTCCATCATTGCGTAGAGGCAACTAAGCAGGCATTTAAGATCCGCGATCAATTTGTGACTGATCCCGCTTATATGACTAAAAATGCGCAATCTTTTCTGTCTCCAGCGTTCTTGAAAAAGCTGGCTAAGAATATTGATCCCAATAAAGCACTCCCTTGGGGCCAAGGGAAAGGTCCGGCAGACACTATTTGGATGGGGGTAATTGACGGTAATGGCAATTGCGTATCGTTCATTCAGAGTATTTATCACGAGTTCGGCGCCGGCATTGTGCTACCCAAGTCAGGCGTGAATTGGCAAAACCGAGGATGTAGTTTTTCTTTAGATCCAAAAACTCTTAATCATCTTGAGCCCTACAGAAAACCATTTCATACGCTGAATCCAGCGATGGCTTTATTTAAGGATGGCCGTTCGATGGTTTATGGAACGATGGGTGGAGATGGTCAACCACAAACTCAGTGCGCAGTATTTACGCGGACTGCAACTTATGGTCTGGATCCACAAGATGCGATTAGCCGCCCCCGCTGGTTACTTGGACGAACCTGGGGACAAACAAGTGATAGCTTAAAACTGGAGTCACGCTTTAGTCCTTGGGTAGCAAAAGAACTGCATGCGCTAGGTCATGAGATTGAAATGCTGGATGCTTTTGATGAGACTGTAGGGCATGCGGGTTGCATTATTCGAGATCCTTCAGGAACCTTGCGAGGCGGATGGGACCCTCGAAGCGATGGTGCAGTTAGCGCGTTTTAG
- a CDS encoding trimeric intracellular cation channel family protein: protein MQDISYWIGIIATMAFAVTGVLAIADRGVDLFGVLVLGLITAIGGGTIRDIILEVPVFWSESQIYVWLAIVASVITFFAESFFTQPQIYRWMLYIDGFGAALFAIQGADKASNLDFGLPVAPVILGVITAIGGGLLRDVLAGRKTLLMSHELYAIPVTLGCCAYVLILNFMPQFVVEGSVICMLGTFGLRAAAIHWNLRVPKMFITKTR from the coding sequence ATGCAAGATATCAGCTACTGGATTGGAATTATCGCTACCATGGCCTTTGCGGTGACGGGAGTCTTGGCCATTGCAGATCGCGGTGTCGATCTCTTCGGGGTATTGGTGCTTGGTTTGATTACTGCGATTGGTGGCGGAACTATACGCGATATTATTTTAGAAGTACCTGTGTTCTGGTCTGAAAGCCAAATCTATGTTTGGCTTGCTATCGTTGCCAGTGTTATTACTTTCTTTGCCGAATCTTTTTTTACTCAGCCTCAGATTTATCGCTGGATGCTATATATCGATGGTTTTGGTGCGGCACTCTTTGCAATACAGGGTGCGGATAAGGCTTCGAATCTAGATTTTGGTTTGCCAGTTGCGCCAGTTATTTTGGGGGTGATTACTGCGATTGGTGGTGGCTTATTGCGCGATGTGTTGGCAGGTAGAAAAACATTGCTCATGTCACACGAGCTTTATGCAATTCCAGTGACATTGGGATGTTGTGCATATGTATTGATATTAAATTTCATGCCTCAGTTTGTAGTTGAGGGATCAGTAATATGCATGCTCGGAACATTTGGGTTACGCGCAGCAGCAATTCATTGGAATTTGCGCGTACCCAAAATGTTTATTACTAAAACGCGCTAA
- the maiA gene encoding maleylacetoacetate isomerase, translated as MTPKLYSFWRSSAAFRVRIALNLKGLDYEVIPVHLSKNGGEQLSEVYSNKNPNHLVPLFENGEQSIHQSLAIIEYLEEIQAEPALLPTLAIDRAWVRSVAMDISSDIHPLNNLRVLRYLVKKLGASNEAKDEWYQHWIKIGLESLEKQLSSDPRKGKFAYGNQPSLIEICLVPQIFNALSAKVDVSPFPTIMQIYDECMKLTAFIDASWEKQIDAEGLNPTAPPQK; from the coding sequence ATGACCCCTAAGCTTTATAGCTTCTGGCGTAGCTCTGCCGCATTTCGAGTGCGTATCGCCCTCAATCTTAAAGGCTTGGATTATGAAGTAATCCCTGTTCACCTTAGCAAAAATGGCGGCGAACAATTGAGTGAGGTTTACAGCAATAAAAACCCCAATCACCTAGTACCCCTATTTGAAAATGGGGAACAAAGTATTCACCAATCATTGGCAATTATTGAGTACCTTGAAGAGATTCAAGCAGAACCGGCGCTTTTACCGACGCTGGCCATTGATAGAGCTTGGGTTCGCTCAGTAGCTATGGATATTAGTAGCGATATTCATCCGCTTAATAATTTAAGGGTACTTCGGTATCTCGTTAAAAAACTTGGCGCAAGCAATGAAGCTAAAGATGAGTGGTATCAGCACTGGATCAAAATAGGTCTTGAAAGCTTGGAGAAGCAATTAAGCAGTGACCCCAGAAAAGGTAAATTCGCCTACGGCAACCAACCAAGTTTGATTGAAATCTGTTTAGTACCCCAAATATTTAATGCCCTAAGTGCCAAGGTAGACGTAAGTCCATTTCCCACCATCATGCAAATTTATGATGAATGTATGAAGTTAACTGCTTTTATCGATGCATCTTGGGAAAAACAAATTGATGCTGAAGGATTAAATCCGACTGCCCCACCACAAAAATAA
- a CDS encoding AEC family transporter, which produces MPVFLLILIGYIGGRSGKLGINASVELNRFVVWLALPAQLFSFAASSGWQTLWQLDFIAAFFLSCLIVFLLVLLMSWMRNRDLAAASFDGLSASYSNTGYMGIPLCVLALGQDGLAPAIISTFIVFVMFALATVLIEIGVLSHKKFHEIVWSVIKSLCTNPLLIAPIAGLVWASSGLTLYDPIAQVITFLAAASTPCALVSIGLFLIQKSTTAPTQAWGISLAKLILQPLIAWVIASPILGLSDLWVSAAVILSALPTGTGPFMLAQYYKADGSVISRVVLITTVCSLLTISLFLWWGSRI; this is translated from the coding sequence TTGCCCGTTTTTTTACTCATTTTGATTGGGTATATTGGAGGGCGTTCTGGCAAGTTGGGTATAAATGCTTCGGTTGAGTTGAATCGATTTGTTGTTTGGCTAGCATTGCCGGCACAACTCTTTAGTTTTGCTGCTAGTAGTGGTTGGCAAACACTTTGGCAACTAGATTTCATTGCTGCATTTTTTCTAAGCTGTTTAATTGTTTTTCTTTTGGTGTTGCTCATGAGTTGGATGCGCAATCGAGATTTAGCAGCAGCAAGTTTTGATGGTCTCAGTGCGTCTTACTCAAATACTGGGTATATGGGCATTCCGTTGTGCGTACTTGCTCTTGGTCAAGATGGTTTGGCGCCGGCGATTATTTCTACCTTCATCGTCTTTGTAATGTTTGCTTTGGCGACAGTGCTCATCGAAATTGGTGTCTTGTCACACAAGAAGTTTCATGAGATTGTGTGGAGTGTTATTAAATCTCTCTGCACCAATCCATTATTAATAGCTCCGATTGCTGGTTTGGTGTGGGCCTCTAGTGGCTTGACTTTGTATGATCCGATTGCGCAGGTCATTACATTCTTAGCTGCTGCATCAACACCGTGTGCCCTTGTTTCAATTGGTTTGTTTCTGATACAAAAAAGTACAACTGCACCAACTCAGGCATGGGGCATTAGTTTGGCAAAGTTAATTTTGCAACCTTTAATTGCTTGGGTAATAGCCAGTCCTATATTGGGCTTATCTGATTTATGGGTTAGTGCGGCGGTTATTTTGAGCGCTCTTCCGACAGGCACTGGACCTTTTATGTTGGCTCAGTATTACAAGGCAGATGGTAGTGTTATTTCTCGTGTGGTATTGATTACTACCGTGTGCTCCTTGCTGACAATCTCATTATTTTTGTGGTGGGGCAGTCGGATTTAA